The region GGTCTTCGGCCTGCTCAGTTCAGCCATGCTGACCGCCGGCCTGCTCGGCCCGACGCTCGGCCGCCAGATCGATCGCGGCGGTGCGCGCCGCATTCTGATCGCCGGCTCGGTGATGGGCGCGATCGGGCTCGTCGGACTGTCCGCCGCCCAGGGGGTCGCGAGCATCGGCCTGTCGCTGCTGGCCCTGCAGATCGGCAGCCAGATGGCGCTCTACGAGACCATCTTTCCGGCCCTCGCCAAGGTCGATGCCGCCGGCGCCCGGCGGCGCATCGCCACCGTGACGCTGTTCGGCGGCTTCGCGTCGACCGTCTTCTGGCCGGTGACCGGCCTGCTGTCCGACTGGCTCGGCTGGCGCCAGGCCCTGATGGCCCTGGCGGCGCTGGAACTCGCGGTCTGCGTCCCGATCTACGTCATCGCCTTCGCGCCGCGCCGGCAGATCCCAGGGTCATCGTCGGACGGCCGGCCTGCGGAGCCCGCGGCCGCCCTGCCGCCGGTCGCACCGCTGCCGCGCCGCGCCGCCCTGCAGATCGGCATCCTGCTGGCGATCGCGATCGCCGCGATGAGCTTCGTGTTCAATGCCATCGAGCTGACCTTCGCGGCGCTGTTCGCCTCGCTCGGCGCCGCGCCCGGCACGATCATCGCCATCGCGGCCATGAAGGGACCAGCCTCGGTGATCGCCCGCGCGACCGAACTGATCGCGGGCGAGCGTGTGCATCCGCTGACCAAGGGCATCGCCATGACGGCCGGCATGGCGCTGTCGCTGGTCATCGGTGCCTTCGGTGCGCCGAATCCGATCGCGCTCTGGGTCTTCGCGATGCTGCTCGGCACCACCCAAGGGCTGTTCTCGATCGTGCGCGGCACGATCCCGCTCGCCCTGTTCGGGGCCGGCGGCTTCGGCGAACTGCTCGGCCGGATCGGCATCGCCCGGCAGATGGCGATCGCCTCCGCCCCGGCCGTCACCGCCTTCATCATCGATCATGCCGGCGCCGACCACGCGCTCGCGTTGATGGCCGTGCTGAGCCTCGTCGCCATGGTCGCGCTGTCGGCGGTCGCCCGGATCGTCGCCCGGGTCCGCGCCGCCGCCTGACACGCAGGGCGGCCCGTCCGGCGGCGCAAACGGCCGCCGGCGCGCGGGCAGCGTTCGGAAGCGTCGGTCAGTAGGCGCGGGCGACGCAGAACTCGACCACTTCGAGCAGCGCGCGCTTGTGCTCGGTCTCGCGGAACGGCGCCAGCGCGTCGCGCGCGACGGCGCCGTAGTGGCGCGCCCGGTCGACCGTGTCGGCGAGCGCATTGTGGCGCTTCATCAGGTCGACGGCGCGGCCGAGATCGCCGTCGGCGATCTCCCCGCCCTGCAGGCAGCGCGTCCAGAAGGCGCGATCCTCGTCCGAGCCGCGCCGATAGGCGAGCACGACCGGCAGGGTGATCTTGCCCTCTCGGAAGTCGTCGCCGACATTCTTGCCGAGCTTGGCCGACGAGCCGCCATAGTCGAGCGCATCGTCGACGAGCTGGAAGGCGAGGCCCAGATTGGTGCCGTAGCTGCGGAAGGCGGCCTGCTCGCCGCGCGGCCGGCCGGCCACGACCGGGCCGACCTCGGCCGCCGCCGAAAACAGCGCCGCCGTCTTGGCCCGGATCACGGCCAGATACTCGTCTTCGGTGGTGGCCATGTTCTTGGCCGCGGCGAGCTGCATCACCTCGCCCTCGGCGATGATCGCCGCCGCATCGGACAGGATCGACAGGGCCTGCATGACGCCGACCTCGACCATCATCCGGAAGGCCTGGCCGAGCAGGTAGTCGCCGACCAGGACGCTGGCCTGATTGCCCCACAGCTTGCGCGCGGCCAGCTTGCCGCGGCGCATGTCGCTCTCATCGACGACGTCGTCATGCAGCAGCGTCGCGGTGTGCATGAACTCGACCGCGGTGGCGAGCCGGATATGGCCGTCCTCGCGATAACCGCACATCTGCGCGGCGGCGAGCGTCAGCATCGGCCGCAGCCGCTTGCCGCCGGAAGAGATCAGGTGATTGGCGACCTCCGGGATCATGGCGACATCGGAACCCGCCTTGGACAGGATCAGGGCGTTGACGCGGTCCATGTCGTCGGCGACGAGGCCGATGAGCCGGTCGATCGACGGCTCAGGATTCTGGATCTCTTCAAAAGGTACGACGACGCCCACGGAGGAAGGCTCCTTATTTCGTGCGCGCGGGAGCATAGGGATGTGGCGGTCCCGGGACAAGAGACGCTGACGTCGTGGATCGTCGCGGAGATAGTCCCGCCATGCGGGAATGAATTCCGTCGGCGTCCGGGATGCTCTAAGCTTGACCGGCGGGAGGACCCATGACGATGGAAGAACTGGTGCGGTCGAACGACATCGTCCTGATCACGACGGTGGATGCACTGCTCCAGGGCGCGGGCATCGCCCATCTCCTGCTCGACACCCATATGGCGACGCTGGAAGGGTCGCTCGGCATCCTGCCGCGGCGAATCCTGGTCGACAGCGACGAAATCGCCCGTGCCCGACGCATTCTGACCGATGCCGGCCTCGGCCACGAACTGCGTCCGGCGAAAAGCGAGTGAGCGCAGTGCCTGCATCCGCCATTGGGCTGCCGGCACCGAACAGTGCGCCATCCGGGGCGCCTGCCGGCGACCGGCGCGCGCATCCGCCGCCTCCCGGCGATCCCGCCACAACGCTCGACCGTTTCCTCGGCGGGCACCTGATCATCGAGCAGCCCGCACGCGGGGCGCATCGGGCCGGGCTCGATGCCATCCTGCTGGCCGCGACCGTGCCGGCCGAGGCCCGCGGCCTGTTGGTCGATCTCGGGGCCGGTGTCGGCACCGCCGGGCTCGCGGCCGGCCTGCGCGCGCCGGGCCTCGCCGTGCAGTTGGTCGAGCGCGACCCGGCGACCGCGCGGCTCGCCCGCGCCAATGCGGCGCGGCTGGTCGCGGGCGGGCGGACGGCGCCGATCGCAGTCATCGAGATCGACATTGCCGCCAAGGCATCCTTGCGCGAGGCCGCCGGGCTTGGGCGCGAAAGTGCCGACATCGTGATCATGAACCCGCCCTATTTCGCCCCGGGCCGGGTGCGCGCCTCGCCGGCCGGCGCCCGCGCCGCCGCCCATGTGCTGCCCGAAGCGGCCGGGCGGTCGGAATCCGACGGCGGCGGCCCGGCCCCCTCCCCGGCGCCCGGCGCGGCACGGCGGCAGGGTGACGGCGACGGGCTGGCGCTCTGGACGCGCGCGGCGGCCGCACTCGCCCGGCCGGACGGGATGCTGGCCCTGATCTTCCGGGGCGACGCGCTTAGCGACATTCTCGCCGCCCTCGACGGCCGCTTCGGTGCGCTCGCCATCCGGCCGATCCATCCGCGCGCCGAGGCGCCGGCGCACCGGCTCCTGGTCACCGGCCGCAAGGGCAGCCGCGCCGCTCCGGCGATCCTGCCCGGACTCGTGCTGCATCCGCCCGCGGGCAGCGACTACCTGCCCGGAGCGGATGCGATCCTGCGAGGCGAAGCGGGATTGTGACGGGCGGGCCGGCGCCCGGCGAAGACTGGCGGCCGACGAGGGTCCGCGCGCGATCGCGAACCCTCAGGTCTCCGATCAGCCGATCTTGACCGCCGACAGCAGGCGATCGAGCCCCGACATCAGCGCGATGGACGGCGACGGGGAGTGATTGCGATCGTAGTAGGGCATGTTCTTCGGGGCGTCCCAGTCGACCGCATAGGAATTGTCGGAAAGATATTCGCGGTTGGGTTCGTTGATCTCGTTTCTGGCCGCCATGTGCTTTTCGAAGGCGTCCTTGAGCTTGCCGAGCTTGCCCGACGGATTGGCCTGGTCGAATCCCTGGAGCTTGTCCTGCGCTTCCAGGTCGTCCAGGAACAGCGGCGCATGCTGGTCGTTCGGCGTCCGGATAAGGTAGTGCTGGGTTTGCTTTGAAGAACCGATGGATTCCGGGTTGAACCAGCGCCGGTTCGCGATGTCGCAGAGGTCGTTGACCAGGTTGTCCCGATTCTGCGAGGTCTCGAAATCATGGAAGACCTTGTCGAGATCGGCCTTGCCGCCGAAGCTGTTCTTCGGGAACATGGCCTTGAGCAGGGACTTGGTGCCGTCGTCGAGCGGGCCGCCATTGTTGAGCGTGTCGATGATCGCCAGCGCGGTGCCGGCGCCCAGTTCCGGAACGCAGAGCCCCTTCACCGCCAGGTCGACCTCGTCCGACTTCCTCCCGCTGTTGATCTGGCCGAACGCGAAGGCGATCCCGGGGAGATTGTCCCTGAAGGCCGTGGTCAGGTCGCCGCCGTTCTGCAGCGACCGCGCCAGACCGTCGATGGAGCCGGCGATCCTCTCCGCGTCGTCCAGCTGCTGCTTGATCGCGATGACATCCTGGTTGGTCATCCGCGCGACGACATCGCCATTCTGGCTGACGAAGCGGCTCATCAACTGATCGGCCAGCGCCTGCACCTTCGGGTTCTTGCCCTGGACGTAGTTGTCGACGCTCTTCTTGACCTCAAGCGTGCCGGCGTCCTGGCGCTGCGGATTGCTCTTGTTGAAGAGCGACCGGAAGCCCCCCTTGTGGCCGTAGACCACGACGCCGCCCAGTCCATCGCTCTTGGCGCGGATATGGCCGTCGGCCTTCGATTGCGAGGCGACATTGGCGATGTCGCTGAAGGAGGCGACATTCTGGTTGCCGGTCGGCGTA is a window of Prosthecodimorpha staleyi DNA encoding:
- a CDS encoding tRNA1(Val) (adenine(37)-N6)-methyltransferase, which encodes MSAVPASAIGLPAPNSAPSGAPAGDRRAHPPPPGDPATTLDRFLGGHLIIEQPARGAHRAGLDAILLAATVPAEARGLLVDLGAGVGTAGLAAGLRAPGLAVQLVERDPATARLARANAARLVAGGRTAPIAVIEIDIAAKASLREAAGLGRESADIVIMNPPYFAPGRVRASPAGARAAAHVLPEAAGRSESDGGGPAPSPAPGAARRQGDGDGLALWTRAAAALARPDGMLALIFRGDALSDILAALDGRFGALAIRPIHPRAEAPAHRLLVTGRKGSRAAPAILPGLVLHPPAGSDYLPGADAILRGEAGL
- a CDS encoding polyprenyl synthetase family protein; translated protein: MGVVVPFEEIQNPEPSIDRLIGLVADDMDRVNALILSKAGSDVAMIPEVANHLISSGGKRLRPMLTLAAAQMCGYREDGHIRLATAVEFMHTATLLHDDVVDESDMRRGKLAARKLWGNQASVLVGDYLLGQAFRMMVEVGVMQALSILSDAAAIIAEGEVMQLAAAKNMATTEDEYLAVIRAKTAALFSAAAEVGPVVAGRPRGEQAAFRSYGTNLGLAFQLVDDALDYGGSSAKLGKNVGDDFREGKITLPVVLAYRRGSDEDRAFWTRCLQGGEIADGDLGRAVDLMKRHNALADTVDRARHYGAVARDALAPFRETEHKRALLEVVEFCVARAY
- a CDS encoding MFS transporter; the protein is MPLLHFMLVGCAQLVGIGTIYFTIAVIAPALSRDTGVSLAMVFGLLSSAMLTAGLLGPTLGRQIDRGGARRILIAGSVMGAIGLVGLSAAQGVASIGLSLLALQIGSQMALYETIFPALAKVDAAGARRRIATVTLFGGFASTVFWPVTGLLSDWLGWRQALMALAALELAVCVPIYVIAFAPRRQIPGSSSDGRPAEPAAALPPVAPLPRRAALQIGILLAIAIAAMSFVFNAIELTFAALFASLGAAPGTIIAIAAMKGPASVIARATELIAGERVHPLTKGIAMTAGMALSLVIGAFGAPNPIALWVFAMLLGTTQGLFSIVRGTIPLALFGAGGFGELLGRIGIARQMAIASAPAVTAFIIDHAGADHALALMAVLSLVAMVALSAVARIVARVRAAA
- a CDS encoding putative signal transducing protein produces the protein MEELVRSNDIVLITTVDALLQGAGIAHLLLDTHMATLEGSLGILPRRILVDSDEIARARRILTDAGLGHELRPAKSE